A portion of the Streptomyces sp. NBC_01335 genome contains these proteins:
- a CDS encoding DUF2238 domain-containing protein gives MSAIHPSEDLSTDVPPATGRTGRLLPAVLAPAVAAALAVSAWGAKEPGTWVLETVWVMLGLPVLFLLRRRFPLSGLLCGLLAVHALVLMVGGHYTYAEVPAGDWVRDRFGLERNPYDRLGHLMQGFVPAVLVRELLVRTSPLRGSRWLPPLTVCACLAFSAVFEMLEWLAAVTGGQAADSFLATQGDVWDTQWDMFCALIGAVLSLLLLSRPHDRSLARLAAHRKL, from the coding sequence ATGTCCGCCATCCATCCGTCCGAGGACCTTTCGACGGACGTCCCGCCGGCCACCGGTCGCACCGGCCGCCTGCTCCCCGCCGTTCTCGCGCCCGCCGTCGCCGCGGCGCTCGCGGTGTCCGCCTGGGGCGCCAAGGAACCCGGTACCTGGGTGCTGGAAACGGTGTGGGTGATGCTGGGGCTGCCGGTCCTGTTCCTGCTGCGCCGGAGGTTCCCGCTGAGTGGCCTGCTCTGCGGACTGCTGGCCGTCCACGCCCTCGTTCTCATGGTGGGCGGGCACTACACCTACGCCGAGGTTCCGGCCGGTGACTGGGTGCGTGACCGGTTCGGCCTGGAACGCAACCCGTACGACCGCCTCGGCCACCTCATGCAGGGATTCGTGCCCGCCGTCCTGGTCCGGGAACTCCTCGTCCGCACCTCGCCCCTGCGCGGCAGCCGCTGGCTCCCACCGCTGACCGTGTGCGCCTGCCTCGCCTTCAGCGCCGTCTTCGAGATGCTGGAGTGGCTGGCCGCCGTGACCGGAGGACAGGCCGCCGACTCGTTCCTCGCCACCCAGGGCGACGTGTGGGACACCCAGTGGGACATGTTCTGCGCGCTGATCGGCGCCGTCCTCTCCCTGCTCCTCCTCAGCCGCCCGCACGACCGCAGCCTCGCCCGCCTCGCGGCGCACCGGAAGCTCTGA